AGACCCACGAGATCCAGCTGCACAACCGGAACGAGCAGCCCACCGCCGTCGTGGAAGCGACCCTGCCGGTCGCGCAGATCGGGCCTTGGCTCAGCGGGCAGTACGGCACCGTCGCCAAAACCCTGGCCGCCCACGGGCAGGCACCGATCGGACCCCCGTTCGCGCGCTACCACCCGGTCGCCGAAGGCCGGTTCCGCGTCGAAGCGGGGTTCCCGGTCGCCACCGCCATCGAAG
This genomic window from Amycolatopsis mongoliensis contains:
- a CDS encoding GyrI-like domain-containing protein, which translates into the protein MQTHEIQLHNRNEQPTAVVEATLPVAQIGPWLSGQYGTVAKTLAAHGQAPIGPPFARYHPVAEGRFRVEAGFPVATAIEAADGVRPSTLPGGPVAATVHIGPYDAMESAYGALASWVHEHDGELAGDAWEVYLTSPAEHPDPSTWRTEVVQPYRIH